In a single window of the Pseudomonas oryzihabitans genome:
- a CDS encoding NAD(P)-dependent oxidoreductase, with protein MISRCLARLISRHYDDMTVTRVLTRRPIATVTDYPLTEALTQSVADLIDHCDLLVECSGDPYHGTEIIERAFEAGIKVVTINAELQVTTGSYLAGKGFLTEAEGDQPGSLAALHEEAVQMGFKPLVYGNMKGYLNHNPTPEDMAYWSARQGTSVDQTTSFTDGTKVQIEQVVVGNNYGATITRQGLEGLNSTNLQDSANILAQMAEQLGTPIVDYVIPSGYSAGGVFVVGRHDEDQAGAIEYFKLGKGPYYVLVRPFHLCSLEVGKTLRRVIAGGKILLNNSTTPTLSVAAIMKKPMAAGDIIERGIGGYSVRGEAVKIAECPDHLPIGLLKHSVLKRAMEPGQIVTFDDVELTPSRALDIVLQQHRETIHRQLLETQLSEPAWNAVAEMAPVAALPKVVGSVLS; from the coding sequence ATGATCTCGCGCTGCCTGGCTCGCCTCATCAGCCGCCACTATGACGACATGACCGTGACCCGCGTCCTGACCCGCCGGCCCATCGCCACGGTCACCGACTATCCCCTGACCGAAGCGCTTACCCAGTCGGTCGCGGATCTCATCGATCATTGCGATCTACTGGTGGAGTGCAGTGGCGACCCCTACCACGGTACCGAGATCATCGAACGTGCCTTCGAGGCAGGGATCAAGGTAGTTACCATCAATGCCGAGCTGCAGGTGACTACGGGTTCCTACCTGGCGGGCAAGGGATTCCTGACCGAGGCCGAGGGCGACCAGCCGGGTTCGCTGGCGGCGTTGCATGAAGAAGCCGTGCAGATGGGCTTCAAGCCGCTGGTCTACGGCAACATGAAGGGCTATCTGAACCACAACCCGACCCCGGAAGACATGGCCTACTGGTCCGCGCGCCAGGGCACCAGCGTCGACCAGACCACCTCCTTCACCGATGGCACCAAGGTGCAGATCGAGCAGGTGGTGGTGGGCAACAACTATGGCGCCACCATCACCCGTCAGGGTCTCGAAGGCCTGAACTCGACCAATCTGCAGGACAGCGCGAACATCCTGGCGCAGATGGCCGAGCAGTTGGGCACGCCCATCGTCGACTACGTGATCCCGAGTGGCTACTCGGCGGGTGGCGTCTTCGTGGTTGGTCGGCATGACGAAGACCAGGCCGGCGCCATCGAGTACTTCAAGCTGGGCAAGGGGCCATACTATGTCCTGGTACGCCCCTTCCACCTCTGCTCCCTGGAAGTCGGCAAGACCCTGCGTCGCGTCATCGCCGGCGGCAAGATCCTGCTGAACAACTCCACCACGCCGACCCTGAGCGTGGCTGCGATCATGAAGAAGCCCATGGCGGCTGGCGACATCATCGAGCGCGGTATCGGCGGCTACAGCGTGCGCGGCGAAGCCGTGAAGATCGCCGAGTGCCCGGATCACCTGCCGATCGGACTGCTCAAGCACAGCGTGCTCAAGCGGGCGATGGAGCCCGGCCAGATCGTCACCTTCGACGATGTGGAACTGACGCCCAGCCGCGCCCTGGATATCGTGCTGCAACAGCATCGCGAGACGATCCACCGCCAGCTGCTGGAAACCCAGCTCAGCGAACCGGCCTGGAACGCGGTCGCCGAAATGGCACCGGTGGCGGCGCTGCCCAAGGTGGTCGGTTCGGTCTTGTCCTGA
- a CDS encoding HAD family hydrolase, whose protein sequence is MNVTPVELLISDCDGVLVDSEILAERVVLDGLAVHAPRAELQALLHGTFGLTTRDIFNLVEQRFGITLPPALFSDLRAEAEALISTSVEPIPGVKRALESIDLPLAVASNSLRHSVESSVRRADLVARVAGHIFSADMVPQPKPAPDVYLLAAKTMGVAPERCLVIEDSATGVRAALAAGMRVIGFTGASHIALSHGDTLSALGVTALIAHMDELPETVARLRAAATGQQ, encoded by the coding sequence ATGAACGTTACCCCTGTGGAACTGCTGATCAGCGATTGCGATGGCGTACTGGTCGACAGCGAAATCCTCGCCGAACGCGTCGTTCTCGACGGCCTGGCCGTCCATGCGCCACGCGCCGAACTGCAAGCCCTGCTGCACGGCACCTTCGGCCTGACTACCCGGGACATCTTCAACCTGGTCGAGCAGCGCTTCGGCATCACCCTGCCGCCGGCGCTGTTCAGCGACCTGCGCGCCGAGGCCGAAGCCCTGATTTCCACCAGTGTCGAGCCCATTCCCGGCGTGAAGCGCGCCCTGGAAAGCATCGACTTGCCACTGGCGGTCGCTTCCAACAGCCTTAGGCACAGCGTCGAATCCTCGGTCAGGCGCGCCGATCTGGTGGCGCGGGTGGCGGGCCACATCTTCAGTGCCGACATGGTGCCGCAGCCCAAGCCGGCGCCCGATGTCTACCTGCTCGCGGCCAAGACCATGGGCGTCGCGCCGGAGCGCTGCCTGGTGATCGAAGACAGCGCCACGGGCGTCCGGGCAGCCCTGGCCGCGGGCATGCGCGTCATCGGTTTCACCGGCGCTAGCCATATTGCGCTGAGCCACGGCGACACCCTGAGCGCGCTGGGCGTGACCGCGCTGATCGCCCACATGGACGAACTCCCCGAGACCGTTGCCCGGCTACGCGCAGCCGCCACCGGCCAGCAATGA
- a CDS encoding MliC family protein — translation MKGRTFALGLLSLALLAGCAGRGAQQTGGWTHWVCDSKAAFDWRYVDRSQSIVDLKLEGDGLIRHLNREPATDGQSYTDGLVAFHIRGDQGLVYWIANNDLIGRGCRTP, via the coding sequence GTGAAGGGGCGTACGTTCGCCCTCGGTCTGCTGAGTCTCGCCCTGTTGGCCGGCTGTGCCGGCCGCGGTGCGCAGCAGACCGGCGGCTGGACGCACTGGGTCTGCGATTCCAAGGCGGCCTTCGACTGGCGCTATGTGGATCGCAGCCAGTCCATCGTCGACCTCAAGCTGGAAGGCGATGGCCTGATCCGTCATCTCAACCGCGAACCGGCCACCGATGGCCAGTCCTATACCGATGGGCTGGTGGCTTTCCATATTCGTGGCGACCAGGGACTTGTCTACTGGATCGCCAACAACGACCTCATCGGCCGTGGCTGCCGGACGCCTTGA
- a CDS encoding YebG family protein codes for MAVEVLYRSSRDPERLFMDKAEADRHDKMLELAESLASVLDKAVPGLAEKQCEDLGLFMARNREIFARAFRNQPDALGELDLPS; via the coding sequence ATGGCCGTCGAAGTGTTGTATCGCAGCAGCCGAGATCCGGAGCGCCTGTTCATGGATAAAGCCGAAGCCGATCGTCACGATAAAATGTTGGAGCTGGCCGAGTCGCTCGCCAGCGTGCTGGACAAGGCCGTCCCCGGTCTTGCCGAGAAGCAGTGCGAGGACCTGGGCCTGTTCATGGCCCGCAATCGAGAGATCTTCGCCCGGGCGTTCCGCAATCAGCCCGACGCCCTGGGCGAGCTGGACCTGCCCAGCTAG
- a CDS encoding glutathione S-transferase family protein: MSMILYHTPASPFGRKVVVMLHETDLIEQVEVEIVQQTPLNPNRDVLDTNPAGKIPALRLADGTCLHDSRVILEYLDTLHERTPLIPRQGPERWRRLTLASLCDAMMEAAVQIRYESFMRPPGMQWKLWLDNQQEKIARALDYFEREAISELDDEFDVASLGMACLLGYLDFRIPTFAWRSDCPRISAWYARISERPSLQTTRP, from the coding sequence ATGTCCATGATCCTGTACCACACTCCCGCCTCGCCCTTCGGTCGCAAAGTCGTGGTGATGCTCCACGAAACGGACCTGATCGAGCAGGTCGAGGTGGAAATCGTCCAGCAGACGCCACTCAATCCCAATCGCGACGTGCTCGATACCAATCCGGCCGGCAAGATTCCCGCCCTGCGCCTGGCCGATGGCACCTGCCTGCACGACAGTCGCGTCATCCTCGAATACCTGGATACCCTACACGAGCGCACCCCGCTGATCCCGCGTCAGGGCCCGGAGCGCTGGCGCCGCCTGACCCTGGCCTCGCTGTGCGACGCCATGATGGAAGCCGCGGTACAGATCCGCTACGAAAGCTTCATGCGCCCACCGGGCATGCAATGGAAGCTCTGGCTGGACAACCAGCAGGAAAAGATCGCCCGGGCGCTGGACTACTTCGAGCGCGAGGCCATCAGCGAGCTGGACGACGAATTCGACGTGGCCAGCCTCGGCATGGCCTGCCTGCTCGGCTATCTGGACTTCCGCATCCCCACCTTTGCCTGGCGCAGCGACTGCCCGCGGATCTCAGCCTGGTACGCCCGCATTAGCGAGCGGCCGTCGCTGCAGACCACGCGCCCCTGA
- a CDS encoding acyltransferase, whose translation MHLLTGIAVSLLLLLNTLVMIGPLMVFALIKLLPNVALRDVCSRLVTAIAEAWAEINKVIFARLTPTVWDIRGAEVLRRDRSYLVICNHQSWVDIPALIETFNGKVPYFKFFLKKELIWVPFLGLAWWALDYPFMKRYTRAQLARRPQLKGADLAITRRACEKFRRQPVTIVNYLEGTRFTAAKHAEQDSPYRHLLKPKAGGMAFVLAAMGEQLDTLLDVTLVYPDGRVPGFWDLLCGRVKRVIIDIRARPLDPARWAGDYSEDAEFRADFQQWVSELWAEKDQRIEALQDSRSR comes from the coding sequence ATGCACCTCCTGACCGGTATTGCCGTCTCCCTGCTACTTCTGCTGAACACCCTGGTCATGATAGGTCCGCTGATGGTGTTTGCCCTGATCAAGCTGCTGCCCAACGTCGCGCTACGCGACGTCTGCTCCCGATTGGTCACCGCCATTGCCGAAGCCTGGGCGGAAATAAACAAAGTCATCTTCGCCCGACTGACCCCGACCGTCTGGGATATCCGCGGCGCCGAAGTGCTCAGGCGTGACCGCTCTTACCTGGTCATCTGCAACCATCAGTCCTGGGTCGACATCCCCGCGCTCATCGAGACCTTCAATGGCAAGGTGCCCTACTTCAAGTTCTTCCTGAAGAAGGAACTCATCTGGGTGCCCTTCCTGGGCCTGGCCTGGTGGGCGCTCGATTATCCCTTCATGAAGAGATACACCCGGGCACAGCTGGCGCGGCGGCCGCAACTCAAGGGCGCGGACCTGGCCATCACCCGCCGTGCCTGCGAGAAATTCCGCCGCCAGCCGGTGACCATCGTCAATTACCTGGAAGGGACCCGCTTCACCGCCGCCAAACATGCCGAACAGGATTCGCCCTATCGGCACCTACTCAAACCCAAGGCCGGTGGCATGGCCTTCGTCCTCGCGGCCATGGGCGAGCAACTGGACACCCTGCTGGACGTCACCCTGGTCTATCCGGACGGACGTGTGCCCGGCTTCTGGGACCTGCTCTGCGGCCGCGTCAAACGCGTTATCATCGATATCCGCGCGCGACCGCTGGATCCGGCGCGCTGGGCGGGCGACTACAGCGAAGACGCGGAATTTCGCGCCGACTTCCAGCAGTGGGTCAGCGAGCTCTGGGCAGAAAAGGACCAGCGGATCGAGGCGTTACAAGATTCCCGCTCGCGTTGA
- a CDS encoding cold-shock protein, translating to MSNRQNGTVKWFNETKGYGFITPESGPDVFVHFRAIEGTGFKTLAEGQKVSFEVVQGQKGMQAERVQVI from the coding sequence ATGTCGAATCGTCAGAACGGCACCGTCAAGTGGTTCAACGAAACCAAAGGCTATGGCTTCATTACTCCCGAAAGCGGTCCGGACGTGTTCGTGCACTTCCGCGCCATCGAAGGCACTGGTTTCAAGACCCTGGCTGAAGGCCAGAAGGTCAGCTTCGAAGTCGTGCAAGGCCAGAAGGGCATGCAGGCAGAGCGCGTACAGGTCATCTGA
- a CDS encoding lipid II flippase MurJ — protein MSSTLIILAITVASFLLGFLRDLLIARQFGVSWEADLIFVALILPVFFESFFGLALRDAMIPYLQRIRDRCNAQYEQVGRWLYWRIGLFGLLLSVIGVLASPWLMHALAPGWSDEQVETGKLVFAVGTLLICVQAILYCQGALLNLDRIFILPMTRTLMLNLGAILAIVILQPSGIALFTGMLLPQVLLIVIQHRRLGYLSQRSVAMEKPEGSPFAVTFAPVLLAAGAQQGCMLAERFFASLLAEGNITMLSFSYRIVTIPLTLYALSILAMIFPELTRSWNEGNADKYAALMRKALLGTLLFLVPASVVLFSYSEPVVKVLLERGAFGAEQSAATATLVVAYALGLPWMGLALLWGRALLSQQRAKTFLYATLASSFITVALDACLYQPFGAQGLAYSFTTGAFLQALFMAVALYRHSLAGLHLSLLLRWFSAGSAVALLSFLLPKPVGLLELIVSISVAMLGFLVLLLVLGERDLFRRGYWARGNAVTERAEPTS, from the coding sequence GTGAGTTCGACGCTTATCATCCTGGCCATCACCGTCGCCAGCTTCCTGCTGGGATTCCTGCGCGACCTGCTGATCGCCCGGCAATTCGGTGTGAGCTGGGAAGCCGACCTCATCTTCGTCGCCCTCATTCTGCCGGTGTTCTTCGAGAGCTTCTTCGGCCTCGCCTTGCGCGATGCCATGATTCCCTATCTGCAGCGCATCCGCGACAGGTGCAATGCCCAGTACGAGCAGGTCGGCCGCTGGCTGTACTGGCGCATCGGGCTGTTCGGTCTCCTGCTGTCGGTGATCGGCGTCCTCGCCAGTCCCTGGCTGATGCACGCCCTGGCGCCGGGCTGGAGCGATGAGCAGGTCGAGACGGGCAAGCTGGTCTTCGCCGTCGGTACCCTGCTGATCTGCGTCCAGGCCATCCTCTATTGCCAAGGCGCGCTGCTCAACCTGGATCGCATCTTCATCCTGCCGATGACTCGCACGCTGATGCTCAATCTGGGTGCCATCCTGGCCATCGTAATCCTGCAGCCGAGTGGTATCGCGCTGTTCACTGGCATGCTGCTGCCTCAGGTATTGCTGATCGTCATCCAGCATCGTCGCCTCGGCTATCTCAGCCAGCGTTCGGTGGCGATGGAAAAGCCCGAGGGCAGCCCCTTCGCGGTGACTTTCGCCCCCGTGTTGCTCGCCGCCGGCGCCCAGCAGGGCTGCATGCTGGCGGAGCGCTTCTTCGCCTCGCTGCTGGCGGAGGGCAACATCACCATGCTGTCCTTCTCCTACCGCATCGTGACCATTCCGCTCACGCTCTATGCGCTGTCCATCCTGGCCATGATTTTTCCCGAGCTGACCCGCAGCTGGAACGAGGGCAATGCCGACAAGTACGCCGCGCTGATGCGCAAGGCGCTGCTCGGCACCCTGCTGTTCCTGGTACCGGCCTCGGTGGTGCTGTTCAGCTATTCGGAACCGGTGGTCAAGGTCCTACTGGAGCGCGGTGCCTTTGGCGCCGAGCAGAGTGCGGCGACCGCGACCCTGGTAGTGGCCTATGCCCTAGGTCTGCCCTGGATGGGGCTGGCCCTGCTGTGGGGCCGGGCCCTGCTGTCGCAGCAGCGCGCCAAGACCTTCCTCTATGCCACCCTGGCCAGTTCCTTCATCACCGTGGCCCTGGATGCCTGTCTTTATCAGCCGTTCGGCGCCCAGGGTCTGGCCTATTCCTTTACCACCGGGGCTTTCCTGCAGGCGCTGTTCATGGCCGTGGCGCTCTATCGTCATTCCCTCGCCGGTCTGCATCTGTCGCTGCTGCTGCGCTGGTTCAGCGCCGGCAGCGCGGTGGCCCTGCTGAGTTTCCTGTTGCCCAAGCCGGTCGGTCTGTTGGAGCTGATCGTCAGCATCAGCGTGGCGATGCTGGGCTTCCTGGTGCTGTTGCTGGTCCTGGGCGAACGTGACCTGTTCCGCCGTGGCTATTGGGCGCGCGGTAACGCAGTTACGGAGCGTGCAGAACCGACGAGTTGA
- a CDS encoding HD-GYP domain-containing protein — MLKKVTSAEVCLGMYIHRFEGSWIDHPFWKARFLLQEQRDLQKIQDSAVTAVWIDIAKGLDCQPKPPMPVEPEAIPTSAAAPPISTADATAPGAALNCPRELAQASAVSAHAKQEVARLFQDVRLGQAIELSEVATVVEQISASVLRHPTALISLTRLRTADEYTYIHSVSVCALMTAVARQMELPAEQVWLAGQAGLLHDVGKMHTPLEVLNKPGKLTDAEFAVMRRHPEDGVALLRQWGAAAEVIDVCLHHHEKFDGSGYPRGLAGTQISLLSRIAAVCDVYDAVSSTRPYKTAWSPAEAIRRMAEWKGHFDPQVFQAFVKTLGIYPIGSLVRLSNEQLAVVVEQHPDSLLTPRVRVFFSARSRTPLPQRLLDLARPPADERIVRREDPEEWGFRNLERLWQQA; from the coding sequence ATGCTCAAAAAGGTTACCAGTGCCGAAGTCTGCCTCGGCATGTACATCCACAGGTTCGAAGGCAGCTGGATCGACCATCCGTTCTGGAAGGCGCGCTTTCTGCTCCAGGAACAGCGCGATCTGCAGAAGATCCAGGACAGCGCCGTGACCGCCGTGTGGATCGATATCGCCAAGGGGCTGGATTGCCAGCCCAAGCCACCGATGCCCGTGGAGCCCGAAGCGATCCCCACGTCGGCTGCCGCGCCGCCCATCAGCACGGCCGACGCTACCGCCCCGGGTGCGGCCCTCAACTGCCCTCGGGAGTTGGCGCAGGCTTCCGCCGTGAGCGCCCATGCCAAGCAGGAGGTGGCGCGGCTGTTCCAGGACGTGCGCCTGGGGCAGGCCATCGAGCTGAGCGAAGTGGCGACCGTGGTCGAGCAGATCTCGGCATCGGTGCTGCGGCATCCCACGGCGCTGATCAGCCTGACGCGACTGCGCACGGCCGACGAGTATACCTACATCCATTCCGTGTCGGTCTGCGCCCTGATGACGGCCGTGGCGCGGCAGATGGAGCTGCCGGCGGAGCAGGTATGGCTGGCCGGACAGGCCGGTCTGCTGCACGACGTGGGCAAGATGCACACGCCCCTTGAGGTGCTCAACAAGCCGGGCAAGCTGACCGATGCGGAGTTCGCGGTGATGAGGCGGCACCCCGAAGACGGCGTCGCCCTACTGCGGCAGTGGGGCGCGGCGGCGGAAGTCATCGACGTCTGTCTGCACCATCACGAGAAATTCGATGGCAGCGGCTATCCCCGTGGTCTGGCCGGTACGCAGATCAGCCTGTTGTCGCGTATCGCGGCGGTCTGCGACGTCTACGACGCGGTGTCCTCGACGCGACCCTACAAGACGGCCTGGAGTCCGGCCGAAGCGATCCGGCGCATGGCGGAGTGGAAGGGACATTTCGATCCCCAGGTGTTCCAGGCCTTCGTCAAGACCCTGGGCATCTATCCGATCGGCTCCCTGGTGCGGCTGAGCAACGAGCAACTGGCGGTGGTGGTCGAGCAGCATCCGGACAGCCTGTTGACGCCCCGGGTCCGGGTGTTCTTTTCCGCCCGCTCGCGCACGCCCCTGCCGCAGCGCCTGCTGGACCTCGCCCGGCCCCCCGCCGACGAACGCATCGTGCGGCGGGAGGACCCGGAGGAGTGGGGGTTTCGCAATCTGGAGCGTCTCTGGCAGCAGGCCTAG
- the mdtD gene encoding multidrug transporter subunit MdtD, protein MPTPTLDTTTTRWLPWLIAVAFFMQSLDATIVNTALPRMAADLGENPLRMQGVVIAYLLTVALLIPASGWISDRFGSRRVFFTAIALFTFGSLLCALAPSLNLLIAARVIQGLGGSLMLPVGRLVILRVYPRSELVRILSFITIPGLVGPLAGPALGGWLVEAVSWHWIFLINLPVGILGCLATRRLLPDLRSPLPQRFDGLGFLLFGTSMILISIALEGLGELHLPHVRVVLLLMGGMACMVAYWLRALHHDQPLFSPELFRIRSFAVGIFGNLFARLGSGALPFLIPLLFQVGLGYSPTQAGLLMMPLALSAMLAKPIAGPLIGRLGYRRLLVGNTLLLGCLIASLALIGPSTPFVWLLIHLGILGAVNSMQFTAMNTITLIDLHDQQAASGNSLLSVVMQLAMSFGVACAAALLGGFQDDYGDTEVLSAFRATFLSVGALSMLAAAIFLQASRETGRRIKPLATEPEKSAQNVE, encoded by the coding sequence ATGCCCACCCCGACGCTGGACACCACCACGACCCGCTGGCTTCCCTGGCTGATCGCCGTCGCCTTCTTCATGCAGTCGCTGGACGCGACCATCGTCAACACCGCCCTGCCGCGCATGGCCGCCGACCTCGGCGAGAATCCCCTGCGCATGCAGGGGGTGGTGATCGCCTACCTGCTCACCGTCGCCCTGCTGATCCCCGCCTCAGGCTGGATCTCCGATCGCTTCGGCAGTCGCCGCGTCTTCTTCACCGCCATCGCCCTCTTCACTTTCGGCTCGCTGCTCTGTGCCCTGGCACCCAGCCTCAACCTGCTGATCGCCGCCCGGGTGATCCAGGGACTGGGAGGCTCGCTGATGCTGCCCGTGGGGCGGCTGGTGATCCTGCGTGTCTATCCCCGCAGCGAACTGGTGCGCATCCTCAGCTTCATCACCATTCCCGGCCTGGTCGGCCCCCTGGCGGGCCCGGCGCTGGGTGGCTGGCTGGTGGAAGCCGTGTCCTGGCACTGGATCTTCCTGATCAACCTGCCGGTCGGGATCCTTGGCTGCCTGGCCACCCGCCGCCTGCTGCCGGACCTGCGCAGCCCCCTGCCCCAGCGCTTCGACGGCCTGGGCTTTCTGCTCTTCGGCACCTCCATGATCCTGATCAGCATCGCCCTGGAAGGTCTCGGTGAACTGCACCTGCCCCATGTGCGGGTGGTGCTGCTGCTGATGGGTGGCATGGCCTGCATGGTCGCCTACTGGCTGCGCGCCCTGCACCACGATCAACCGCTGTTCTCGCCTGAGCTGTTCCGCATCCGCAGCTTCGCGGTGGGCATCTTCGGCAACCTCTTCGCCCGCCTCGGCAGCGGTGCCCTGCCCTTTCTCATCCCATTGCTGTTCCAGGTGGGCCTTGGCTATTCGCCGACCCAGGCCGGTCTGCTGATGATGCCCCTAGCCCTGTCCGCGATGCTCGCCAAGCCCATCGCCGGCCCGCTGATCGGCCGTCTCGGCTATCGTCGCCTGCTGGTGGGCAATACCCTGCTGCTGGGCTGCCTCATCGCCAGCCTCGCCCTGATCGGCCCTTCCACGCCCTTCGTCTGGCTGCTCATCCACCTGGGTATCCTCGGCGCGGTGAACTCCATGCAGTTCACCGCCATGAACACCATCACCCTCATCGACCTGCACGACCAGCAGGCGGCCAGCGGCAACAGCCTGCTGTCGGTGGTGATGCAGCTGGCCATGAGCTTTGGCGTCGCCTGCGCCGCCGCCCTGCTGGGCGGTTTCCAGGACGACTATGGCGATACCGAGGTGCTCTCGGCCTTCCGGGCGACCTTCCTCAGCGTTGGCGCCCTGTCGATGCTGGCGGCGGCGATCTTCCTGCAGGCCTCACGCGAGACCGGTCGACGGATCAAGCCATTGGCCACGGAGCCGGAAAAGAGCGCGCAGAACGTGGAGTGA
- a CDS encoding nucleoside hydrolase — protein sequence MSLPIIFDTDPGVDDAQAIALLFADPEFEVIGLTTTFGNVPVATATRNALLLTELAGRDTPVAAGVAEPLIKPAGNHALHVHGQDGLGNQQLPEPSQTPHALDAARFIVEQTRLRPGEITLVAVGPLGNLALALALDPTVADRVREVVVMGGAIVEPGNVTPVAEANIFSDPHAAARVFGASWPLTLVGLDATHRAVLDPPRLQRIAACQGALGEVLARSYDFYADFYRSVKDIDGCHPHDSCALAYLRRPELFHTARGHLSVGTEGLAEGQTFFAPEGRVYQDGRWSGNPPMTVCLGMDGAAMVAWMEEVLTAAAQ from the coding sequence TTGTCCCTTCCCATCATCTTCGATACCGATCCTGGCGTGGACGACGCCCAGGCCATCGCCCTGCTGTTTGCCGATCCCGAATTCGAGGTGATCGGCCTGACGACGACCTTTGGCAACGTGCCGGTCGCCACGGCGACCCGCAACGCCCTGCTGCTCACCGAGCTGGCCGGACGGGACACGCCCGTCGCCGCGGGTGTCGCCGAACCCCTGATCAAGCCGGCCGGCAACCATGCCCTGCATGTGCATGGCCAGGATGGCCTGGGCAACCAGCAGCTCCCCGAGCCAAGCCAGACGCCCCATGCCCTGGACGCCGCGCGTTTCATCGTCGAGCAGACCCGCCTGCGACCGGGTGAGATCACCCTGGTGGCGGTCGGGCCGCTGGGTAACCTGGCCCTCGCCCTGGCGCTGGATCCCACGGTCGCCGATCGCGTCCGTGAGGTCGTGGTGATGGGCGGCGCCATCGTCGAGCCAGGCAACGTCACGCCCGTGGCGGAAGCCAACATCTTTTCCGACCCCCATGCCGCGGCGCGGGTGTTCGGCGCTTCCTGGCCGCTGACCCTGGTCGGCCTGGATGCCACCCACCGCGCCGTGCTCGACCCGCCACGCCTGCAACGCATCGCCGCGTGCCAGGGCGCTCTGGGTGAGGTACTCGCCCGGAGCTATGACTTCTATGCGGACTTCTACCGCAGCGTGAAGGACATCGACGGCTGCCATCCCCACGACAGCTGCGCCCTCGCCTATCTGCGGCGACCCGAGCTGTTCCATACCGCCCGCGGCCACCTCAGCGTCGGTACCGAGGGCCTGGCGGAAGGCCAGACCTTTTTCGCGCCCGAAGGTCGGGTCTACCAGGATGGACGCTGGTCCGGCAATCCACCGATGACCGTCTGCCTAGGCATGGACGGCGCGGCCATGGTGGCCTGGATGGAAGAGGTCCTGACCGCAGCGGCGCAGTAA
- the fba gene encoding class II fructose-bisphosphate aldolase (catalyzes the reversible aldol condensation of dihydroxyacetonephosphate and glyceraldehyde 3-phosphate in the Calvin cycle, glycolysis, and/or gluconeogenesis) gives MALVSMRQLLDHAAEFGYGVPAFNVNNLEQMRAIMEAADKTDSPVIVQASAGARKYAGAPFLRHLILAAVEEFPHIPVVMHQDHGTTPDICQRSIQLGFSSVMMDGSLMADGKTPSDYDYNVRVTQQTVAFAHACGVSVEGELGCLGSLETGMAGEEDGVGAEGTLDHSQLLTDPEEAAQFVKATKVDALAIAIGTSHGAYKFTKPPTGDTLSIQRIKEIHARIPDTHLVMHGSSSVPQEWLKIINEYGGDIKETYGVPVEEIVEGIKYGVRKVNIDTDLRLASTGAIREFMAKNRSEFDPRKYLAKTVTAMREVCIARYEAFGTAGQASKIKPISLDAMFERYARGELDPKVN, from the coding sequence ATGGCACTCGTCAGCATGCGTCAGCTGCTGGATCACGCCGCCGAATTCGGCTATGGCGTCCCGGCCTTCAACGTCAACAACCTCGAGCAGATGCGCGCCATCATGGAAGCCGCCGACAAGACCGATTCGCCGGTCATCGTTCAGGCCTCCGCCGGTGCCCGCAAGTATGCCGGCGCTCCCTTCCTGCGTCACCTGATCCTGGCCGCGGTGGAAGAATTCCCGCACATCCCGGTGGTCATGCACCAGGACCACGGCACCACCCCCGACATCTGCCAGCGCTCCATCCAGCTGGGCTTCTCCTCGGTGATGATGGACGGCTCGCTGATGGCCGACGGCAAGACGCCGTCGGACTACGACTACAACGTGCGCGTTACCCAGCAGACCGTGGCCTTCGCCCATGCCTGTGGCGTGTCCGTGGAAGGTGAGCTGGGTTGCCTGGGCAGCCTGGAAACCGGCATGGCCGGTGAAGAAGACGGCGTGGGCGCCGAAGGTACCCTGGATCACAGCCAGCTGCTGACCGATCCGGAAGAGGCCGCCCAGTTCGTCAAGGCCACCAAGGTCGATGCCCTGGCCATCGCCATCGGCACCAGCCACGGCGCCTACAAGTTCACCAAGCCGCCGACCGGGGACACCCTGTCTATCCAGCGCATCAAGGAAATCCATGCGCGCATCCCGGACACCCACCTAGTCATGCACGGCTCCAGCTCGGTGCCCCAGGAGTGGCTGAAGATCATCAACGAGTACGGTGGCGACATCAAGGAAACCTACGGCGTGCCGGTCGAAGAGATCGTCGAAGGCATCAAGTACGGCGTCCGCAAGGTCAACATCGATACCGACCTGCGTCTGGCCTCCACTGGTGCCATCCGCGAGTTCATGGCCAAGAACCGTAGCGAGTTCGATCCGCGCAAATACCTGGCCAAGACCGTGACCGCCATGCGCGAAGTCTGCATCGCCCGTTACGAAGCCTTCGGCACCGCCGGCCAGGCCTCCAAGATCAAGCCGATCTCCCTGGATGCCATGTTCGAGCGCTATGCCCGCGGCGAACTGGATCCCAAGGTCAACTGA